From a region of the Hypanus sabinus isolate sHypSab1 chromosome 2, sHypSab1.hap1, whole genome shotgun sequence genome:
- the LOC132403049 gene encoding extracellular calcium-sensing receptor-like gives MRATPATHGILCKRRAKVTLPDLYKDGDIIIGGIFNMHLDRNHDSNKFTSTPKSTACKSFDFESFRLAQTMIFAIEEINQNKNLLPEITLGYQIHDDCSSPSIASKTALALINGEEESVEYSECTGSSNVAAIVGCGASTNSIVTARTVGYFGIPLISYYSTCSCLSDKKEYPTFFRTIPGDQYQSRILAELVRTFGWKWIGTIRSNTDYGCFLLLQIPRAVCSEPCLPGTRKVSRKGQPICCFECAECPDGEISNATDSTDCIECPVEYWSNQAKTECVFKKIEFLSFGEALGFILVTLNLLGVCFSLATAVIFYRYRETPIVKANNSELSFLLLFALLLCFICSLAFIGEPSVWSCMLRRTAFGVVFVLCISCILGKTILVVIAFRATLPNSSVMNWFEPAQQRLGVLILTLLQGLVCAVWLGVSPPYPHKNMNHYRDIIILECDVGSMAAFCIVSAYIVLLSIVCLVLAFFARKLPDNFNDAKFITFSMLIFCAVWITFIPAYVSSPGKYTAAVEVFAIWASSFGLLFCIFAPKCYIILLKPENNTKKHMMAKGTSL, from the exons ATGCG GGCTACGCCAGCAACGCACGGAATACTTTGTAAACGTAGAGCAAAAGTTACTTTACCTGATTTATACAAAGATGGAGATATCATCATCGGCGGAATATTCAACATGCACTTGGATCGCAATCACGACTCCAATAAATTTACCTCTACCCCGAAAAGCACTGCGTGCAAAAG TTTTGATTTTGAAAGCTTCCGATTGGCGCAGACGATGATTTTTGCTATTGAAGAAATAAACCAGAATAAGAATCTCCTCCCAGAAATCACACTGGGGTATCAGATCCACGATGACTGCTCGTCGCCCTCGATCGCCTCGAAAACAGCACTTGCATTGATCAACGGAGAAGAGGAATCAGTTGAATATTCCGAATGTACAGGTTCCTCGAACGTCGCTGCTATTGTTGGCTGCGGTGCATCTACAAATTCTATCGTAACTGCTCGGACAGTCGGTTACTTCGGGATTCCGCTG ATTAGTTACTACTCCACCTGCTCATGTCTCAGCGATAAGAAAGAATACCCAACGTTTTTCAGAACTATACCCGGCGACCAATATCAATCCAGAATTCTCGCTGAACTGGTGAGAACCTTTGGCTGGAAGTGGATTGGAACAATTAGAAGTAACACAGATTACG GATGTTTTCTGTTGCTTCAGATCCCACGAGCAGTTTGCTCAGAACCCTGTCTTCCTGGAACTAGAAAAGTTAGCCGGAAAGGGCAgccaatttgttgttttgaatgTGCAGAGTGTCCCGATGGTGAGATCAGTAACGCCACTG ATTCCACGGACTGCATCGAGTGTCCAGTGGAATACTGGTCCAATCAGGCAAAAACTGAATGTGTTTTCAAGAAGATTGAATTTCTTTCATTTGGAGAAGCTCTGGGGTTTATATTAGTGACACTTAATCTACTGGGAGTATGTTTCTCTTTGGCCACCGCTGTGATTTTCTACCGGTATCGAGAAACTCCCATCGTCAAAGCGAACAATTCCGAGCTCAGTTTCTTGCTCCTTTTCGCCCTACTGCTTTGCTTCATTTGCTCGCTCGCCTTCATTGGAGAACCATCGGTATGGTCATGCATGTTGCGCCGCACAGCTTTCGGTGTCGTGTTCGTTCTTTGCATTTCCTGCATCCTGGGCAAAACCATCCTTGTCGTGATTGCCTTTAGAGCAACTCTTCCCAATAGCAGTGTGATGAACTGGTTCGAACCGGCACAGCAACGCTTGGGCGTACTCATCCTTACCTTGTTGCAAGGTTTAGTTTGTGCTGTTTGGCTAGGTGTGTCACCTCCGTATCCCCATAAAAATATGAACCATTACAGAGACATTATTATTCTGGAATGTGACGTGGGTTCTATGGCGGCCTTTTGCATAGTCTCGGCCTATATTGTTCTGTTGTCCATAGTGTGTTTAGTGCTTGCATTCTTTGCTCGGAAACTTCCGGACAATTTCAATGATGCCAAGTTCATCACCTTCAGCATGCTGATATTTTGTGCTGTTTGGATAACTTTTATTCCAGCTTATGTGAGCTCTCCGGGAAAGTACACCGCAGCTGTCGAAGTGTTCGCTATCTGGGCATCGAGCTTCGGTCTGCTTTTCTGCATTTTCGCACCGAAATGTTACATTATATTACTGAAACCAGAGAATAATACAAAAAAGCATATGATGGCGAAAGGGACTTCACTGTAA